One stretch of Hemibagrus wyckioides isolate EC202008001 linkage group LG01, SWU_Hwy_1.0, whole genome shotgun sequence DNA includes these proteins:
- the gpatch4 gene encoding G patch domain-containing protein 4, whose translation MTISTMSETASEKSRGLKFAEQQLLRHGWEQGKGLGRGENGISEAIKVKVKCDKGGVGHKESEQFTFHWWDHVFNKASANLAVESDQNGVVVKKMEEEEDGMISNKKPRKAMMNKSMLYGFFVKSATLLSGQEQPEVRSSGSEDSSSEDEEKLDLSSTKNLSDAQLMKACGGRTAHKGARHGLTMSAKLARLEQQEQEFMAKYGKKKQMDKTTPLTEPALTELSSALDQERAERTEQKKAKKKKQRSDEPKENGVQDSSEALQEHNDEILKKRKKRSKDKGDLESKDAADSFVDPESKRKKKKNKLLQEKESTEMQEEITEHPQTEDSVSKKKRKKKKHTVLVSEESAEITESHEQHEEGTAELHPAPDACKKRKKKSSKANKDKSPATEMDSCCSLDTSTVEIVEKEQSQSKKRKSREVEPEAETENRSVNQPSEKKKKKKKKHAE comes from the exons ATGACAATTAGTACAATGTCAGAAACAGCATCGGAGAAGAGCCGTGGACTGAAATTTGCTGAGCAACAGCTTCTCCGTCACGGCTGGGAGCAAG GTAAAGGTCTTGGAAGGGGTGAGAACGGCATCTCTGAAGCAATCAAAGTTAAAGTGAAATGCGACAAAGGAGGG GTTGGCCATAAAGAAAGTGAGCAATTCACATTTCACTGGTGGGATCATGTGTTTAACAAAGCATCTGCCAACTTGGCTGTGGAGTCAGACCAG AATGGGGTGGTGGTGAAGAAaatggaggaagaagaagatggaaTGATTTCTAACAAGAAGCCACGAAAGGCCATGATGAACAAGTCAATGCTTTATGGATTCTTTGTCAAG TCTGCGACGCTCCTGTCAGGGCAGGAACAGCCTGAAGTAAGATCATCTGGCTCTGAGGACAGTAGCTCTGAGGATGAAGAGAAGTTAGACCTTTCCAGCACCAAGAA TTTATCTGATGCACAGCTGATGAAAGCATGCGGAGGACGAACTGCACATAA AGGTGCCAGACATGGTCTTACAATGAGTGCCAAGCTAGCCAGACTGGAGCAACAAGAGCAGGAGTTCATGGCAAAATATGGCAAGAAGAAGCAGATGGACAAAACCACACCTTTGACTGAACCGGCACTCACTGAGCTTAGTTCTGCACTAGACCAGGAGAGGGCAGAGAGAACCGAACAGAAGAAAgccaaaaaaaagaagcagcgCTCAGATGAGCCCAAAGAGAATGGCGTCCAAGACAGCAGTGAAGCTTTACAGGAGCACAATGACGAGATATTGAAAAAGCGAAAGAAACGGTCAAAAGACAAAGGAGATTTGGAATCAAAAGATGCAGCTGATTCTTTTGTGGACCCTGAatcaaagagaaagaagaaaaaaaacaaacttttgcAGGAAAAGGAAAGTACAGAGATGCAAGAAGAGATAACTGAACACCCTCAAACAGAGGACAGCGTCTccaagaagaagaggaagaagaaaaaacacactgtgCTGGTCAGTGAGGAGTCTGCAGAAATAACAGAGAGTCATGAGCAGCATGAAGAGGGCACTGCTGAGCTTCACCCAGCACCTGATGCCTgcaagaagaggaaaaagaaatccTCCAAAGCAAATAAAGACAAGTCGCCAGCTACAGAAATGGACAGCTGCTGTAGTTTAGACACCAGTACAGTAGAGATTGTAGAGAAAGAACAATCCCagtcaaaaaaaagaaaaagcagagaAGTGGAACCGGAGGCGGAGACTGAGAATAGATCCGTAAATCAaccatctgaaaaaaagaagaagaagaaaaagaagcatgCTGAGTGA
- the LOC131357785 gene encoding asialoglycoprotein receptor 2 — protein sequence MENDVNYATLVFSGSSPPVTKDAETENVVYTEVKRTKEETPKNIPATTEDISAVCEDAASPKYTSYKQATAALGLLCILLLAGLITLCVLYIKYVSKYTSILALYTNESMTNKILQADKAALEKEKEDLTAQRDQFESTLRFIIQFENFPVREYCTLTNNEVHCEPCKMNWIQNGTSCYFFWMDPAPWLTWGESQTRCTENKGHLVVIDTIEEQEFITQHISFYYDQYHGYWIGLSKNNNTWIWITGAALENAGYWTATPTPTDLRDCVLSKPISNLKNWEANKCRMLNRYICEVKVLVWPSQNETATTLQNL from the exons ATGGAGAATGATGTGAACTACGCTACACTTGTGTTCAGTGGATCTTCCCCTCCAGTGACTAAAG ATGCAGAGACTGAGAATGTCGTGTACACAGAAGTCAAGAGGACAAAAGAGGAAACACCAAAAAATATTCCTGCCACAACTGAGGATATCTCTGCTGTCTGCG AGGATGCGGCTTCCCCCAAATATACATCATACAAACAGGCTACAGCTGCTCTCGGGCTATTGTGTATTCTTCTGTTAGCAGGTTTAATCACTCTTTGTGTCTTAT ACATCAAGTATGTTTCAAAATACACCTCCATTTTG GCTCTGTACACCAACGAGAGCATGACAAACAAGATATTGCAAGCTGATAAGGCAGCattggagaaagagaaagaggattTAACTGCACAGAGAGATCAGTTCGAAAGCACCCTGCGGTTCATCATACAATTTGAGAATTTCCCAGTTAGAGAATATTGTACATTAACAAACAACg AGGTTCACTGTGAGCCCTGTAAGATGAACTGGATTCAGAACGGCACCAGCTGTTACTTTTTCTGGATGGACCCCGCGCCATGGCTGACCTGGGGAGAAAGTCAAACACGTTGTACTGAAAATAAAGGACATTTGGTGGTTATTGACACGATAGAGGAACAG GAATTTATCACGCAACATATATCCTTTTATTATGATCAATATCATGGATACTGGATTGGGCTTtctaaaaataacaacacatgGATTTGGATCACAGGTGCTGCGCTTGAGAATGCTGG GTACTGGACTGctacacctacacctacagACTTACGAGACTGTGTGTTGTCAAAACCTATAAGTAATTTGAAAAACTGGGAAGCTAACAAATGTCGCATGCTCAATAGATACATCTGTGAGGTGAAAGTGTTGGTATGGCCGAGTCAAAATGAGACAGCAACAACACTCCAGAATCTATAG
- the nes gene encoding nestin: MEIFSSRHPISCTGAERYEMLELNRRLESYLNHVKLLEDENQLLWGEIQAMRRKQDTGGQRKTQEEALSLARKELQNAWREKDHVELEVSNMLQEIEELNILRQKENSAQIEAKRKLEESRKALEDERRMQIWLREQAAHLEKEISLQVQLHQEDLAALKSSCAFSKPVLMAPQHSQPLNLQGLGEEYSQRAAQVWNEAASVYQTQMKKLDESLNQSRAQMTLIKQEKKESQIKVQDLAKEVESAKAKRELIEKNMVQLKQRQNQDIQDLQAHVEALEAEKLDLGGQIGELLVDTRNLLKTKMSLNLEVATYRALLDSESLRVNNQAASKRNRTVSHLEGITKSPGISPGTQAISSCLFSSPLNTTSRSITHKANLVTPTPTRSLALRTPQETLKRPQTTKEEDVIVRVEKQKLETSATISKTHLNGADSHDQYRAEEEASSAVSVSEVPKGVDEPESILSRNDLQEVLKAEVEQVLFSANETAMITMLAGHPPTPESLSTSQHIEEVKSSEDGDEEETEVSTEMAHISHAPVSAWEENETVIQEDRDVSSEQELESGDIAEKCTPDFKMDSDHAELQLLGENTNTPASLLFQEIPHLSADTSSPFEDDSEILTWADVKEDVIQFVEEESVKSAPEVERESANGTEEVEEKMEVEAEWPGIEALEDHEFDIKVQEEENETEQEKKEEQSKEDELSNVEEERMIEEEIGETFGEQKAELMMSAYEKDNSVGENAELVMDMNEKDNLVGEKATTVMNTFDNVQLVDHNAEEEQRQSDEDESLNISASWKTDPGEADSYAQENTLADTRPLIHYKSDEETDANIPISHPGVSEHIDSEEERENEGASNWSQIIAKRFDTMEDLSEEPELGSMDDIVTDESVQTVLRESMDEESDNQNESGEMDSHVKTLTDDGSLDQSESDLKNNSDENIHGEDETKIENYHLSTFPVEKQEEDSQLHDWSASLYNETREMNEQETLLTTQANISEDALTENKDNADNLNVESIETNLGDESEDQKSTLLPEPSQEQVFAEEEGKEVSQEEEITPSDYPLYETAITEEQTCPKEEDVQSNLSMLTHADFTDEFVETNTKDSDLEEPNSSEDESSNASQCSQLLSQSEMQTQQLDKDSASTMDVVSNTDPFFTGLVSGVLTKESSEACNAPQAEELENNEEQQHAVDSSSSVMGENAGSLSQEWENLGHEITSASHSIHSTAEESGDMEMENKEENMNIFQGDALKEECQTNEKENDHHSFFSSSMKEGIWSATNIEMAATYDPNDQKETERYSYDSINPNPTMAFGEDWGNLERSPPTNSKPEKEMGTSIIQSTVEEEEEQKIPQTKQVKCRDGEEETVHAEDSTDEGDSWSSGEE; the protein is encoded by the exons ATGGAGATCTTCAGTTCCCGGCATCCAATCTCCTGCACTGGAGCAGAAAGGTATGAGATGCTGGAGTTGAACAGAAGGCTGGAGTCATACCTGAACCATGTGAAGTTACTGGAAGATGAGAATCAGCTTCTTTGGGGGGAAATCCAGGCCATGCGTAGAAAGCAAGACACTGGAGGGCAAAGGAAAACTCAGGAGGAGGCACTCAGTCTGGCCAGAAAAGAGCTGCAGAACGCCTGGAGAGAGAAGGATCATGTGGAGCTAGAAGTCAGCAACATGCTGCAAGAAATTGAGGAGCTCAACATACTGAGACAAAAAGAGAATTCTGCACAGATTGAGGCTAAGAGAAAACTTGAAGAAAGTCGGAAGGCACTGGAGGATGAGAGGAGGATGCAGATTTGGCTGAGAGAACAAGCCGCTCATCTTGAGAAAGAGATCTCTCTACAGGTGCAACTCCATCAGGAAGACCTGGCAGCCCTGAAGTCCTCATGTGCCTTCTCAAAACCTGTGCTAATGGCTCCTCAGCACAGCCAGCCTCTCAACCTCCAGGGCCTGGGGGAAGAGTACTCACAGAGAGCAGCCCAGGTCTGGAATGAAGCAGCAAGCGTGTACCAGACACAGATGAAGAAGCTAGATGAGAGCCTCAATCAGTCTAGGGCTCAAATGACATTAATCAAACAAGAGAAGAAGGAGAGTCAGATAAAGGTACAAGATTTAGCCAAAGAAGTGGAAAGTGCAAAGGCCAAGAGAGAACTCATAGAGAAGAACATGGTACAACTGAAACAGAGGCAGAATCAAGACATTCAAGATCTTCag GCTCATGTAGAGGCCCTGGAGGCAGAGAAGCTGGATCTCGGAGGGCAGATAGGTGAGCTGTTGGTAGACACTCGCAATCTGCTGAAGACAAAGATGTCTCTGAACCTCGAGGTTGCTACTTACAG AGCTTTGCTGGACAGTGAAAGCCTGAGAGTTAACAACCAAGCAGCAAGTAAGAGGAACAGGACAGTCTCACATTTAG AAGGAATCACCAAGTCTCCTGGGATTTCTCCAGGCACTCAAGCcatctcttcctgtctgttcaGCAGTCCATTGAATACAACCTCCAGATCAATCACTCATAAAGCTAACCTTGTGACTCCAACCCCTACAAGGAGCCTGGCACTAAGAACTCCACAAGAGACACTCAAGAGACCTCAGACAACTAAGGAAGAGGACGTCATTGTAAGGGTAGAGAAACAAAAATTAGAAACATCTGCAACTATATCAAAAACACATCTTAATGGAGCAGACTCTCATGATCAATATAGAGCTGAGGAGGAAGCAAGCTCtgctgtgtctgtctctgaagTCCCTAAAGGTGTAGATGAACCTGAGTCCATACTCAGTAGAAATGATTTGCAGGAAGTCCTTAAGGCAGAAGTTGAACAGGTTTTATTTAGCGCCAATGAAACTGCAATGATTACCATGCTAGCTGGACATCCCCCAACTCCAGAGAGTTTGTCCACTAGTCAGCATATTGAGGAAGTAAAGAGTTCAGAGGATGGAGATGAAGAGGAGACTGAGGTGTCTACTGAAATGGCTCACATTTCACATGCACCTGTGTCTGCCTGGGAGGAAAATGAAACAGTTATACAAGAAGACAGAGACGTATCATCTGAGCAAGAGTTGGAGTCAGGGGACATTGCTGAAAAGTGCACACCAGACTTTAAAATGGATTCTGATCATGCAGAGTTACAGCTGCTTggtgaaaacacaaacacacctgctTCACTATTATTCCAGGAAATACCACATTTGTCTGCAGATACATCCAGCCCATTTGAGGATGACAGTGAAATTCTAACATGGGCAGATGTAAAGGAAGATGTTATACAATTTGTTGAAGAAGAGTCAGTGAAGAGTGCACCAGAAGTTGAGAGAGAGTCAGCGAATGGGACTGAAGAAGTGGAAGAAAAAATGGAAGTAGAAGCTGAATGGCCTGGTATTGAAGCGCTGGAAGATCATGAGTTTGATATTAAAGTGCAAGAAGAGGAGAACGAAACTGAgcaagagaaaaaagaggagcaGAGTAAAGAAGATGAATTAAGTAATGTTGAGGAGGAAAGGATGATAGAGGAAGAAATTGGAGAAACCTTTGGTGAACAAAAAGCAGAGTTAATGATGAGTGCATATGAGAAAGATAATTCCGTAGGTGAAAATGCTGAGCTAGTGATGGATATGAATGAAAAAGATAATCTTGTAGGTGAAAAAGCTACAACAGTCATGAATACATTCGACAATGTTCAGTTAGTTGATCATAATGCAGAAGAGGAGCAGAGACaaagtgatgaagatgagtcaTTAAACATCTCTGCATCATGGAAAACTGACCCTGGTGAAGCAGACAGCTATGCCCAGGAGAACACACTAGCAGATACTCGTCCCCTCATACATTacaagagtgatgaagagacaGATGCCAACATCCCAATCTCTCATCCGGGTGTGAGTGAACATATCGACAGTGAGGAAGAAAGGGAGAATGAGGGGGCCAGCAACTGGAGCCAGATAATTGCCAAACGCTTTGACACCATGGAGGATCTATCTGAGGAACCAGAGCTAGGCAGCATGGATGACATAGTCACAGATGAATCAGTGCAAACTGTGTTAAGAGAGAGCATGGACGAAGAGTCTGATAATCAAAATGAAAGTGGTGAGATGGACAGCCATGTCAAAACACTAACGGATGATGGTTCATTAGATCAATCAGAAAGTGACCTTAAGAACAATAGTGATGAAAACATTCATGGTGAGGATGAGACAAAAATTGAGAACTATCATCTGTCAACATTCCCTGTTGAGAAACAGGAAGAAGACTCACAGTTACATGACTGGAGTGCAAGTTTGTACAATGAAACCAGGGAGATGAATGAGCAGGAGACACTTCTGACCACACAGGCCAATATCAGTGAAGATGCCTtaacagaaaataaagacaATGCAGACAACTTGAATGTAGAATCCATAGAAACCAATCTAGGAGATGAAAGTGAAGACCAGAAGAGCACTCTATTGCCTGAACCATCCCAAGAACAAGTCTTtgcagaagaagaaggaaaagaagttTCACAAGAAGAAGAGATCACACCTTCTGATTATCCACTATATGAAACGGCTATTACTGAAGAACAAACCTGTCCAAAAGAGGAGGATGTCCAGTCGAACCTGTCAATGCTCACTCATGCAGATTTCACAGATGAATTTGTTGAGACCAACACCAAAGACTCAGATCTGGAAGAGCCCAATAGTTCTGAGGACGAATCTTCAAATGCGAGCCAGTGTTCTCAGCTGCTTTCCCAGAGTGAGATGCAGACCCAGCAGCTAGACAAGGACAGTGCGAGTACTATGGATGTAGTCTCAAACACTGATCCTTTTTTTACAGGGCTTGTCTCAGGTGTACTGACAAAGGAGAGTTCTGAAGCCTGTAATGCTCCTCAAGCAGAAGAATTGGAGAACAATGAGGAACAGCAACATGCAGTGGACAGTAGCAGTAGTGTAATGGGTGAAAATGCTGGGAGCCTTTCACAAGAATGGGAAAACTTGGGCCATGAAATTACAAGTGCATCCCACAGCATCCATAGCACTGCAGAAGAATCTGGTGATATGGAAATGGagaataaagaagaaaacatgAATATTTTCCAAGGAGATGCCCTAAAAGAAGAATGTCAGACtaatgaaaaggaaaatgaCCATCACAGCTTCTTTAGTTCAAGCATGAAGGAGGGCATCTGGAGTGCAACAAACATTGAGATGGCTGCTACCTATGATCCAAATGACCAAAAAGAGACTGAGAGGTACTCATATGACAGCATCAATCCAAACCCAACCATGGCTTTTGGGGAGGACTGGGGAAATCTTGAAAGATCACCACCAACCAACAGCAAACCTGAGAAAGAAATGGGCACCTCTATAATTCAATCAacagtggaggaagaggaagagcagAAGATACCACAGACCAAACAGGTAAAGTGTAGAGATGGAGAGGAGGAGACTGTCCATGCAGAGGATTCCACTGATGAAGGTGACTCCTGGTCTTCTGGTGAAGAGTAA